The DNA window GAATAATTGAAAGGGGGTAACTGCAAATGAAAAAGAGAGACATTGTTTTGTTGCAGCTACTCCTAGCGTTAGTATTGGTGAGCTCCGCTGTATTCGGCTTAGCATGTGATCCCAAAACCCATTCCTTGTCCGTTACTGTTGATGGTAATGGGGTTGTTTCGCCTTCTTCAGGCACGTTTGAAGACGGAGAGTTGGTTATGCTTACCGCGGTTCCTGCATCTGGATGGAAGTTCGATTACTGGGATGGTTCTATCTCTGGGAATGAGAATCCGGTTTATGTGCGTATACATTCTGATAAGAGTATAGAAGCCCATTTCATTGTTGAGCCTACTCCTACGATTGTGTATACGCCAACGTCAACGCCTGCATCTACGGCTGCTGTTGAGGATGTCGTGGATATGGTGTCTGACGCTGTTGTAAGAATTACGACAGCAAGCGGATCGGGTACCGGTATGATTATTGATGAAAGTGGTTATATCTTAACTGCCAACCATGTTATTGAAGGCTACACATATGTGACAGTTTATCTGGGAAGTGGTGAACAGTTCAGTGGAATAGTGACCCGGCTGTGATGCGGTCAATGACCTCGCTGTTGTCAAGATTGATGGCAGCGGCCTTCCGACAGTGATGCTTGGCGACTCCGATGTGCTCAGACCGGGACAGGGAGCTATTGCTATAGGATATCCTTTGGATCTGGCTGGGGGTGTAACAGTAACTCAGGGGATTGTTTCTGCATTGAGAGAAGATGGTCTAATTCAGACCGATGCTGCACTTAATCCCGGTAATAGTGGCGGTCCGCTAGTAACTATGGCGGGTGAAATCATTGGAGTCAATGATATGAAGTGGGTTTCTGAAGATGTGGAGGGTATAGGTTTTGCTGTAGCTATCAATATTGCGAAGCAGCTCATTCCTGAATTGAGGGATGGAAGATTAGCATGTGTTCCAGGTGCCGTACCAACCTCTACTCCTAGTTCTTACTGTGCTGCAGGATGTCCAGATTACTGGATTGGTGACGGCTATTGTGACAGCGCCTGCAATAATTATGCATGTAATTATGACGGGGGCGACTGTAGTGCCAGTTACTGTGCCACAGGGTGTCCCTGGTCCTGGGTAGGTGACGGGTACTGTGACAGTGCATGCAACGTCGCAGCTTGCAACTATGACGACGGGGACTGTACAAGTCAGGGCGAGTGGTGCTCGGATTACTGTATGTGGGCGTGGGTCGGAGATGGAATCTGCGACAATTGGGAAGGTGGCTGCTATACGGCCTCCTGCAACTGGGATGGAGGGGATTGTAATGCGACGAGCGGCTACTGCGCGACGAATTGTCCTGATTACTGGGTAGGAGATGGAATCTGCGATTGGGATGAATGTAACAACACAGCCTGTAATTACGATGGCGGTGATTGCGCCGGTTATTGTGCAGATGGATGCAGGTGGGAATGGGTCGGTGACGGCTTATGTGATGACTGGTTAGGCTGTTATGTGGCGGAATGCAACTGGGACGGCGGCGACTGCAATTAATGACATATCAGTGTCTGTTCATAGATTAACCATTGGTATATGATTCTAAAGCCTTAGCATCGTCGATAATATAAACGAAAGGCATTTCATTGTACAGCAAACATATTCTTAAAAACGGCCTACGCATAATCACCAGCAACATGCCCTCCACGCGTTCGGTATGCGTAGCCGTATTCATAGGCATAGGCTCCCGCTATGAAAGCGATGAGGAAGCGGGTACCTGCCACTTCATCGAGCACATGTGTTTCAAGGGCACGCAGCGCCGTCCTTCCCCGATGGAGATAGCGGAGACGATTGAAGGCGTGGGCGGCATGATGAACGCGGGGACGGGCAAGGAGTTCACCACGTTCTGGTGCAAGGTGGCCAAGCCCCATTTCCCGCTGGCGCTGGACCTGCTGACGGATATACTGCGCAACTCCAAGTTCGACGCCGCGGATATGAACAGGGAGCGCGGGGTGATACTGGAGGAGCTCAAAGAGAGCATAGATTCGCCGCAGGACAGGGCCTCGCTGCTGCTGAACGAGCTGATGTGGCCGGATCAGCCGATGGGGCGGGACATCATCGGTACAAGGGAGTCGATAAGCTCTCTCGATAGAGACGGCCTGTTGAAGTATATGATGGAATGCTACGGCCCGCGCAACTCGGTGGTGGCCATAGCCGGCGACCTGAACCATGACGATATCGTGTCGATTGTGGAAAAATCGTTTCAGGGATGGCCTAAGGTTAAGGCAAGGGCTTTTTCGCTTGCCGACGATTCGCAGGAGGGGCCGCGCATCAAGATCGAGAAGCGCGAAACGGAGCAGGCGCACCTGTGCCTGGGCGTGAAAGGATTGCCCGTGAGCCACCCCGACCGTTTCAAGCTGGACCTGCTGAACGTGGTGCTGGGCGGCGGGATGAGCAGCCGCCTCAATCAGGAGCTGCGCGAGAAGAGGGGGCTGGTATACGACGTGGACAGCTGCGTGGATTACCACATGGACTCGGGCGCGCTGACCGTTTACGCCGGGGTCGATCCGAGTAGCGCGGAGGACGCCCTGGCGGCCATCATGGAGGAGCTGTCCAAAATGAAGGAATCCGTCGAAGCTCCTGAATTAACCAAGGTCAAGGAGCTGGTCAAGGGGCGGCTTTTGCTGGGCATGGAGGACACGAGGAGCGTGGCCAGCTGGGCCGGGAGGCAGGAGATACTGACGGGGCGTGTGCTTACAGTCGACGACGTTGTTGCGGCTATCGATGCCATTCGGGCCGAGGATATCGCCGGGGTGGCGCGGGATATATTTGTCGGGGAGCGGCTGAGCCTGGCGGCGGTGGGGCCGATCGCGTCCGAGAAGGGTTTGTACGATCGTCTGAGATTTTGATTGGCTGATCTTGGAAGGACTCGCAATGACATAGTTTTTTCATGGGGTCGGGTAGGGGCAATTCATGAATTGCCCCTACGGTTCGCAAAGACGGTATGCGATGGTCGTCGTATCTATATATGTTATAGAAAAAAAGAGCGGCTGAGATTCCTCAGCCGCTCTTTGCTATTCAAATGATGTGGGATTTCTAGTACTCGGGCATGGGAGGAGGAGGAGCCATAGTCTCCTTCTCTTTGACATCGGCGATCAGGCACTCGGTGGTAAGAACCATGGCCGCTATGCTGGCCGCGTTCTCCAGGCCTGCGCGCGTGACCTTTGCCGGGTCGATGATGCCGCGTCTCTTCATGTCGGCGTATTCGTCCCTGAGGGCGTCGTAGCCTATGCCGGCCTTCTTACTCTTAACATAGTTAACAACCACCGATCCCTCTTTGCCGGCGTTGAGCGCTATCATACGCAGCGGCTCTTCCAGAGCGCGTCTGACTATTGCTACGCCTGTAGCCTCGTCTCCGGTCAGCTTCAATTTATTGAGGGACGGGATGACGTTGATGAACGCCACGCCTCCGCCGGGCACGATGCCCTCTTCCACGGCGGCCCTTGTCGCAGACAGCGCGTCCTCGACGCGGTGCTTCTTCTCTTTGAGCTCGACCTCGGTGGCGGCTCCAACCTTGAGAACCGCGACGCCGCCGGCCAGCTTGGCCAGTCTTTCCTGAAGCTTCTCCCTGTCGAATTCGGAGGTGGTCTCCTCGATGAGGGTCTTTATCTGCTTAATGCGGCCTTCGATAGCCTTATCGTTGCCCCTGCCTTCGATTATGACAGTCTCTTCTTTGGTGGAGATTATCTTGCGGGCCCGGCCCAGGTCTTCAATCGTTACCGAGTCGATCTTGCGGCCCATTTCCTCGGTTATGAGCTGTCCGCCGGTGAGCACGGCGATGTCCTCAAGCATAGCCTTGCGCCTGTCGCCGAAACCGGGGGCTTTCACGGCTATACAATTGATTATGCCCCTGAGCTTGTTGACCACGAGGGTGGCCAGCGCTTCGCCGTCCAGGTCTTCGGCAATGATAACGAAATTCTTGCTCACCTGGAGCAGTTTCTCCAGCGTGGGCAGGAGGTCGGAAACCGCTGATATCTTTTTATCGGTTATCAGGATGTAAGGATCGTCCAGAACGGCTTCCATTCTCTCCGGGCTGGTGACGAAGTACGGCGATATGTAGCCGCGGTCGATCTGCATTCCTTCAACATATTCGGTCTCGAACTTGATGCCCTTGCCTTCCTCTACCGTAACAACCCCGTCCTTGCCGACCTTCTCCATGACCTCGGCGATGAGATTGCCTATCTCCTGATCCGCCGCCGATATCGATGCTACCTGCGCGACCTGCTCTTTGGAGGTCACGGGTGTGGCCATCTTCTTGAGGGCTTCAAGGACGACCTGTGTGCCTTTCTCGATTCCCCTCTTGATAGCCATGGGATTGGCTCCGGCCGCGACGTTCTTCATGCCCTCGTGCAGCATGACCTGTGCCAGCACCGTGGCCGTGGTCGTGCCGTCGCCGGCGATGTCGTTGGTCTTTGTTGCTACCTCTTTGATAAGCTGAGCGCCGATATTCTCGAACGGGTCCTGCAAGTCGATCTCTTTCGCTATGGTCACGCCGTCGTTGGTGATGGTCGGCGGCCCGAATTTCTTATCCAGGACTACGTTTCTTCCCTTGGGGCCAAGGGTTATTTTTACCGCATTCGCAAGAGCGTCAATGCCGTTCTTTAGGCTTCTTCTTGATTCTTCACTATATACTAACTGTTTTGCCATTTTCCCTCCTTCTCCGTATGAAAATTATTTCCGTAAAATTGAAGACTTTACTTTACCCTGGCTATGATGTCGCTTTCGCGCAGGATCAGGTATTCCTCGTCGCCCTCTTTGATCTCGGTCCCGGTGTATTTCTGGTAGATTACCTTATCGCCTTTCTTAACTTCCATCGGGATGCGGTTGCCTTTGTCATCCAGTTTGCCGGGGCCGGCGGCCTCAACTACGCCGCGCTGGGGCTTCTCTTTTGCGGTGTCGGGCAGTATGATGCCACCCTTGGTCTTCTGTTCTTCTGCAAGCGGTTTGACCACTACTCTGTCTCCTAACGGTTCAATCTTTAGTGCCACGCTTAACCTCCTCCTATTTTTAGTTTATTTATGCTCGTAAATTAGCACTCTCATTCGGAGAGTGCTAGTATAGCTTAGAACTGTTTTTCCGCTATAGCAAGCAAGTAGAAATTAATCTAAACAGATAAGTTGGCATTCAAGAACAATAAAGTCTTATTATCTCTTAATTATAGCATAATATATCTCTATTTCTCGCTATTTCAATATATACATACGTAAAAAGTGCTCGGCTTAAAATTACTTAATTAGCCTCCGGACGGCATGGTGCTGGTGTGAAAACAGCCTCTTGTACCCATGGGAATGGCATGACGGTGGTTAAAAACACTGCCACGGTCTGTATAAATCGGGGCTGACCGGGTAAATTATACTTTTTAAGGGCTCCGATTTCTGGTGAAGTGAGAAACCATAAAGTCTTGTTGAATGGTGTTGAAAGCGGTGTCTAAAAATTTACCGCGGGGCTCTTCATACCTGTGTAATCGCGGCACTGGGCCTTACATCGAGGCGCTGGTCGGAGAGTTTCCCGTTTTGTATATGATAGTAGCCGCAAACCGCGATCATGGCCGCATTATCTGTGCAGAGTACAGGCTTTGGGATGAAGAGGGGGAGAAGGCATCTGTCCTGCATCTCCTGTCTCAGCGCACGGTTGGCCGCGACACCGCCGCACAGCAGGACATTGCGCGCGCCGCAGCGCTCGGCGGCTGCTATGGTCTTGGTTACCAGCACATCGATCACCGATATCTGGAATGAGGCGGCTATCTCTGCCTTGAGGCTCGAAACCTCCGGTTCTAATGGGGCTGTATTTGAATCGATGTCGGCTTCAACCAGATGCAGCACGGCTGTCTTGAGCCCGCTGAAGCTGAAGTCGTCGGTATTCTTGAGCCAGGCGCGGGGCAGGCGGTATCTCGTGCCGCTTGCTCCGCGGGCGGCTTTCTCGATAGCCGGGCCGCCGGGGTAGCCCAGCCCCAGTAGCCGTGAAACCTTGTCGAAGGCTTCGCCGGCCGCGTCGTCACGGGTGCGCCCCAGTATTTTATAGCGTCCATGGCCTTCCATCAGCAGTATATCGCTGTGGCCTCCCGAGACTATGAGGCACAAGGCTGGGAATTCCGGGGTGTTACCATCAAGCCAGTTGGCGTAGACATGTCCCTCCAAGTGGTTGATCCCTATCAACTTAAGGTTGTGTGCCGCCGCTATAGCTTTCGCCGCGTTCACGCCGACAAGCAGCGAGCCCGCCAGTCCTGGGCCGTTAGTTACCGCAACTGCTTCAATGTCGTTCCATGACATATGAGCCTTTTTCATAGCCTCGTCGATTATCGGGGTGATTGAGAGGAGGTGCTGTCTCGATGCCACTTCAGGCACTATGCCTCCGTATCGCGAATGGATATCGACCTGGGAGGCGATGACGTTGGATAGAATTGCACTACCGTCTTGCACCACGGAAGCGGCCGTCTCATCGCATGATGTTTCGATTCCCAAAATATTCATAGATGTTGAACCCGTAATTTATTGCGTCGAGTGTTTACTATTAACAATTATACTTCGTGACGGGAAACGCTCGATGGCAAATATAACAGAACTTGCGTTCGATGTAAATGTGAGAGATGAACACGGAATAGCAGGGTGTTTTTGACAGCCTGCGGGACGGATGCTATCATGAGCAACGTGGTAAACCTGATTTACAGGAGAGTATTCTGGCATGGATGAAACCATTGCACTATACTTGATACTATTTTTGATTTGTATCGGTGCGTCAGCCTTCTTTTCCAGCGCCGAGACTGCCTTTATATCGCTGCCTAAAACACGTATCAAGTATCTCGTAGAGAGCGGGGCGCATGGTGCCGTTAATATCGAAAAGATAATGCAGCGTCCGGAAAGGTTGCTCTCCACGATATTGCTTTGTAATAATCTGGTCAACGTGGCGGCGGCTTCTCTGGGAACGGCTATGGCGGTAACGGTCTTTAAGGAAAATAGCAATGTAGCTATATTGATCTCTACCGTTCTGGTGACGACCGTTTTATTGATTTTCGCCGAGGTTACTCCAAAGACCGTGGCCATGAAGCATGCCGAGAGGATGGCGCTGATCTACGTTT is part of the Dehalococcoidia bacterium genome and encodes:
- a CDS encoding pitrilysin family protein, which produces MYSKHILKNGLRIITSNMPSTRSVCVAVFIGIGSRYESDEEAGTCHFIEHMCFKGTQRRPSPMEIAETIEGVGGMMNAGTGKEFTTFWCKVAKPHFPLALDLLTDILRNSKFDAADMNRERGVILEELKESIDSPQDRASLLLNELMWPDQPMGRDIIGTRESISSLDRDGLLKYMMECYGPRNSVVAIAGDLNHDDIVSIVEKSFQGWPKVKARAFSLADDSQEGPRIKIEKRETEQAHLCLGVKGLPVSHPDRFKLDLLNVVLGGGMSSRLNQELREKRGLVYDVDSCVDYHMDSGALTVYAGVDPSSAEDALAAIMEELSKMKESVEAPELTKVKELVKGRLLLGMEDTRSVASWAGRQEILTGRVLTVDDVVAAIDAIRAEDIAGVARDIFVGERLSLAAVGPIASEKGLYDRLRF
- the groL gene encoding chaperonin GroEL (60 kDa chaperone family; promotes refolding of misfolded polypeptides especially under stressful conditions; forms two stacked rings of heptamers to form a barrel-shaped 14mer; ends can be capped by GroES; misfolded proteins enter the barrel where they are refolded when GroES binds): MAKQLVYSEESRRSLKNGIDALANAVKITLGPKGRNVVLDKKFGPPTITNDGVTIAKEIDLQDPFENIGAQLIKEVATKTNDIAGDGTTTATVLAQVMLHEGMKNVAAGANPMAIKRGIEKGTQVVLEALKKMATPVTSKEQVAQVASISAADQEIGNLIAEVMEKVGKDGVVTVEEGKGIKFETEYVEGMQIDRGYISPYFVTSPERMEAVLDDPYILITDKKISAVSDLLPTLEKLLQVSKNFVIIAEDLDGEALATLVVNKLRGIINCIAVKAPGFGDRRKAMLEDIAVLTGGQLITEEMGRKIDSVTIEDLGRARKIISTKEETVIIEGRGNDKAIEGRIKQIKTLIEETTSEFDREKLQERLAKLAGGVAVLKVGAATEVELKEKKHRVEDALSATRAAVEEGIVPGGGVAFINVIPSLNKLKLTGDEATGVAIVRRALEEPLRMIALNAGKEGSVVVNYVKSKKAGIGYDALRDEYADMKRRGIIDPAKVTRAGLENAASIAAMVLTTECLIADVKEKETMAPPPPMPEY
- the groES gene encoding co-chaperone GroES, coding for MALKIEPLGDRVVVKPLAEEQKTKGGIILPDTAKEKPQRGVVEAAGPGKLDDKGNRIPMEVKKGDKVIYQKYTGTEIKEGDEEYLILRESDIIARVK
- the tsaD gene encoding tRNA (adenosine(37)-N6)-threonylcarbamoyltransferase complex transferase subunit TsaD yields the protein MNILGIETSCDETAASVVQDGSAILSNVIASQVDIHSRYGGIVPEVASRQHLLSITPIIDEAMKKAHMSWNDIEAVAVTNGPGLAGSLLVGVNAAKAIAAAHNLKLIGINHLEGHVYANWLDGNTPEFPALCLIVSGGHSDILLMEGHGRYKILGRTRDDAAGEAFDKVSRLLGLGYPGGPAIEKAARGASGTRYRLPRAWLKNTDDFSFSGLKTAVLHLVEADIDSNTAPLEPEVSSLKAEIAASFQISVIDVLVTKTIAAAERCGARNVLLCGGVAANRALRQEMQDRCLLPLFIPKPVLCTDNAAMIAVCGYYHIQNGKLSDQRLDVRPSAAITQV